From Coffea arabica cultivar ET-39 chromosome 2e, Coffea Arabica ET-39 HiFi, whole genome shotgun sequence, the proteins below share one genomic window:
- the LOC113732839 gene encoding probable linoleate 9S-lipoxygenase 5, with protein sequence MEHIMKSLAGKHGEANKKKIKGTVVLMKKNVLDFTDFNASIADKVHELLGKKVSLQLVSSVNGDPEKGQQGKLGSPAYLEGWITTNHHLTVGESVFNVTFDWEEEVEVPGAFIIKNHHHSEFFLKTVTLEDVPGHGRIHFVCNSWVYPAKKYNQNRIFFSNQAYLPSDTPEPLRRYREEELLTLRGDGTGELQEWDRVYDYAYYNDLADPDKGSDYERPVLGGSTEYPYPRRGRTGRPPTKTDPNAESRLPILSSLNIYVPRDERFGHLKMSDFLAFALKSIVQLLVPEFKALCDRTPNEFDSIEDTLKLYEGGIKLPDGPLLKNIVENIPLELLKQLLQSDGEEFLKYPTPQVIKDDKSAWRTDEEFTREMLAGVNPVIISRLQEFPPRSKLNSAVYGNQNSTITREQIEQRLDGLTIDEALKMNSLFILDHHDTIMPYLRRINTTSTKTYATRTLLFLQKDGTLKPLAIELSLPHPNGDEFGAISKVYTPAELGLDGSLWQLAKAYVAVIDSGIHQLISHWLNTHATIEPFVIATNRQLSVVHPIHKLLHPHFRDTMNINAFARQILINAGGIVEITVFPAKYAMEMSSVVYKDWIFPEQALPADLIKRKMAVEDSTSPYGLRLLIEDYPFAVDGLKIWSAIKTWVTDYCSFYYKSDQMVQEDTELQSWWKEVREKGHADKKDEPWWPRMKTLTELIDSCTIIIWVSSALHASTNFGQWPYAGYAPNRPTISRRFMPEPGTPEYEELKSNPDKAFLKTITPQFQTLLGLSTIEILSRHTTDEVYLGQRENAQWTKDTEPLEAFKRFGQTLSEIEDQILQMNGDPKWRNRVGPVNIPYTLLFPTSDSGITGRGIPNSIAI encoded by the exons ATGGAGCATATTATGAAGTCATTGGCCGGCAAACATGGTGAAGCCAACAAGAAGAAGATCAAGGGAACCGTAGTTTTGATGAAAAAGAATGTGTTGGACTTCACTGATTTCAATGCTTCTATTGCTGATAAAGTTCATGAGTTGCTAGGCAAGAAAGTCTCTCTACAACTCGTCAGTTCTGTTAATGGTGATCCAG AAAAAGGACAGCAAGGAAAACTTGGAAGTCCTGCATATTTGGAAGGTTGGATCACTACAAACCATCATCTAACAGTTGGTGAATCAGTTTTCAATGTCACATTTGACTGGGAAGAAGAGGTTGAAGTTCCAGGAGCATTCATCATTAAAAATCATCATCATAGCGAATTCTTTCTAAAGACGGTGACTCTTGAAGATGTACCTGGACATGGCCGAATCCACTTTGTCTGCAACTCTTGGGTTTATCCAGCTAAAAAGTACAACCAAAATCgtattttcttttcaaatcag GCATATCTTCCGAGTGATACACCAGAACCACTGCGCCGATACAGAGAAGAAGAATTATTGACCTTGAGAGGAGATGGTACTGGAGAACTCCAGGAATGGGACAGAGTCTATGACTATGCTTATTACAATGATCTGGCGGATCCAGACAAAGGTAGCGACTATGAACGCCCGGTCCTTGGAGGATCCACGGAATATCCTTATCCCAGAAGGGGAAGAACAGGCAGACCACCAACAAAGACAG ATCCAAATGCTGAGAGCAGGCTGCCAATACTTTCAAGCTTAAACATTTATGTTCCTAGGGATGAACGATTCGGGCACTTGAAGATGTCAGATTTCCTAGCTTTTGCATTGAAATCCATTGTTCAATTGCTTGTCCCTGAGTTTAAGGCTCTGTGTGATAGAACCCCTAATGAATTTGATAGCATTGAAGATACTCTTAAACTCTATGAAGGTGGAATAAAGCTACCAGATGGTCCTTTGCTCAAAAACATTGTTGAGAACATCCCCTTGGAGTTGCTCAAGCAACTTCTTCAGAGTGATGGAGAAGAGTTCCTCAAATATCCAACTCCACAGGTTATTAAAG ATGACAAATCTGCATGGAGGACAGACGAAGAATTTACAAGAGAAATGCTAGCTGGAGTGAACCCTGTCATTATTAGTCGTCTCCAA GAGTTTCCACCGAGAAGCAAGCTCAACTCTGCAGTCTATGGCAATCAAAATAGTACAATAACCAGAGAACAGATAGAGCAAAGGTTGGATGGCCTGACAATTGATGAG GCACTGAAGATGAATAGTCTATTCATTCTGGATCACCATGACACGATTATGCCATATTTGAGGAGAATAAACACAACAAGTACAAAGACTTATGCCACAAGGACTCTGCTCTTTTTGCAAAAAGACGGAACCTTGAAGCCATTAGCCATTGAGCTTAGCCTGCCCCACCCAAATGGAGATGAATTTGGTGCGATCAGTAAAGTATACACACCTGCTGAACTTGGCCTGGATGGTTCGCTGTGGCAATTAGCAAAAGCTTATGTTGCAGTGATTGACTCAGGCATTCATCAGCTCATTAGCCACTG GTTAAATACACATGCTACAATCGAACCATTTGTGATTGCAACCAATAGGCAGCTGAGTGTGGTTCATCCAATTCATAAGCTTCTGCATCCTCACTTCCGTGACACAATGAACATTAACGCTTTTGCCCGCCAAATCCTGATTAATGCAGGAGGCATTGTTGAGATAACAGTTTTCCCTGCAAAATATGCCATGGAGATGTCATCAGTTGTTTACAAAGATTGGATCTTTCCTGAACAAGCACTTCCAGCTGATCTCATTAAGAG AAAAATGGCAGTCGAGGATTCAACTTCCCCTTATGGCCTTCGATTACTAATTGAGGATTATCCCTTTGCTGTCGATGGATTGAAGATTTGGTCAGCTATCAAAACATGGGTGACAGACTACTGCTCTTTTTACTACAAAAGTGATCAGATGGTTCAAGAAGACACTGAACTACAATCCTGGTGGAAAGAAGTAAGAGAAAAAGGGCATGCTGACAAGAAAGATGAACCATGGTGGCCACGAATGAAGACTCTCACTGAGCTAATTGACTCATGTACTATAATAATATGGGTGTCTTCTGCTCTTCACGCATCAACCAATTTTGGTCAGTGGCCATATGCTGGTTATGCCCCGAATCGCCCTACCATAAGCCGCAGATTCATGCCTGAACCTGGTACTCCTGAGTATGAAGAGCTGAAGTCTAATCCTGATaaggctttcttgaaaactatCACACCCCAATTCCAGACTCTACTTGGTCTTTCCACCATTGAGATTTTATCCAGGCACACTACCGATGAAGTTTATCTCGGACAAAGGGAGAATGCTCAATGGACAAAGGACACAGAACCACTTGAAGCTTTTAAAAGATTTGGACAAACTCTGTCTGAAATTGAGGATCAAATTCTACAGATGAATGGTGATCCAAAGTGGAGAAACAGGGTTGGACCAGTTAATATACCATATACATTACTTTTCCCTACAAGTGATAGTGGTATAACTGGCAGAGGAATTCCAAATAGCATAGCAATATGA